A region of Scylla paramamosain isolate STU-SP2022 chromosome 25, ASM3559412v1, whole genome shotgun sequence DNA encodes the following proteins:
- the LOC135113381 gene encoding cuticle protein 7-like, which translates to VLIWYTLNTLTLNQQPSSCWRRGAARAVVLPGPPRSVPQRPVAAEPQVCPSLPPQVSPHYNTQYAVKDDYSGNDFGAQEARDGYSTQGSYYVLLPDGRLQRVTYHVDGDSGYVADVTYEGEAQYPQTYGHAPAPSYGHAPAPSYTPRPAYG; encoded by the coding sequence GTTCTCATCTGGTACACACTAAATACACTAACTCTTAATCAACAGCCTTCCAGCTGCTGGaggcgcggcgcggcgcgggcTGTTGTCCTGCCCGGCCCGCCACGCTCCGTGCCGCAGCGCCCCGTAGCCGCTGAGCCTCAAGTTTGTCCCTCCCTTCCGCCGCAGGTCTCGCCGCACTACAACACCCAGTACGCCGTCAAGGACGACTACAGCGGCAATGACTTTGGTGCCCAGGAGGCGCGCGACGGCTACAGCACACAGGGCTCCTACTACGTGCTGCTGCCCGACGGCCGCCTGCAGCGCGTCACCTACCACGTGGACGGCGACTCAGGCTACGTGGCCGATGTCACCTACGAGGGCGAGGCCCAGTACCCCCAGACTTACGGCCACGCTCCTGCTCCTTCCTACGGCCACGCCCCAGCTCCCTCCTACACCCCCAGGCCAGCTTACGGCTAG